The Antarcticibacterium flavum genome contains the following window.
TTTGACTCATTAAGAAGTAATTTTTCCAGCCCTTTTAAAGTAGAGTGGAATGCGATGAGGGTATGACCCAGCGGCACTCCTATATTCCTTAACACAGTACTATCGGTAAGATCTCGCTGTAATCGGCTTACAGGAAGCTTTGCAGCCAAATGTTCAAAGATCGCATTGGCGATCCCCAGGTTTCCTTCACTATTCTCAAAATCTATTGGGTTTACTTTATGAGGCATAGCCGAGGAACCTACTTCTCCTTTTTTGATCTTCTGCTTAAAGTAATCCATTGAAATATAAGTCCAGAAATCCCTGTCCAAATCAATAAGTATGGTATTAATACGCTTTAAGTTATCAAATAAGGCGGCCATGTTGTCGTAATGTTCGATTTGGGTAGTAGGAAAGGAATGATCCAGTCCAAGATCCCCCTCAACGAAATTAGAGCCAAATTTCCTCCAGTCGGTATTGGGGTATGCTACTTTATGGGCATTATAATTCCCGGTGGCCCCTCCAAATTTGGCTGAATGTGGAACCTGCTTTAACTGGTCCTGCTGTATCCTTAGGCGTGTAACAAAGACTTCCATTTCTTTTCCCAGCCTTGTTGGTGAAGCCGGTTGGCCATGTGTACGAGCAAGAAGGGGGATATCTTCCCACTCCTTACCAAGGTCTTTAAGCTTGCCAATAATTTCATTAAGAAGGGGAAGATAAACTTCATCAACAGCTTCCTTAAGGCTAAGTGGGACTGCCGTATTATTGATATCCTGGGAGGTGAGGCCAAAGTGGATGAATTCCTTGCTTTTAGTCAAACCCAGCTCATCAAATCTTTTCTTGATAAAATATTCTACAGCCTTGACATCGTGGTTGGTCGTACGTTCAATTTCCTTTACGGCAGCAGCATCATTAGAGGAAAAATTCCTGTAAATATCACGAAGCTTCTCAAAACTGTCCTGTTTTACATCTTTAAGCTGGGGTAGAGGCAATTTGCAAAGTGCAATGAAATATTCTATTTCAACTCTCACCCGGTATTTTATAAGGGCTTCTTCACTAAAATATTTTATTAGGGATTTTGTCTTTTGGTGATATCTCCCATCAATAGGTGAAATTGCTGTAAGCGGTGTCATTATTACTTATTTAAATTGAGCCGCTAATATAAGCCTTTAACGTATTTTAAAGAGGTTCTTTGAAGGTTAATTGCTGAAGGATCTCAGATTTCATTCAGTATTTTTTTTACCTGTTAGCAATTGCTGTACCAGGGATGGAACCCCTACCGCAGCTTTTTCTGAAATAATTGTAACATCTGGCCTGTGATATAGGGAAGGGGCGGGATCAATAAAATATATACCCGCGTCCTCCCGGGCAAAATCAATAAGAGCAGCGGCCGGATAGACCTGTAGAGAAGTTCCTATGATTAGTACGATATCTGCCTCCCGGGTGATATCACAGGCAATGGGAAACATAGGTACAGCTTCGCCAAACCATACTATATGTGGCCTTAGTTGATGATTATGTTCACAAAAGTCGCCTAGCTTGAGATCATTTCTCCAGTCCATTATCAAATCTTCATCAAAGGTACTCCTCACCTTTAAAAGTTCCCCGTGTAAATGCAGTACATTGGAGCTTCCTGCACGTTCGTGAAGATCATCTACATTCTGAGTGATTATTTGTACATCATATTCTTCTTCAAGTTGAGCCAGGGCATAATGAGCGGGATTGGGCTCTACAGTTAGTAATTGTTTCCTTCGTTGATTATAGAATTCCAGGACATTTTCAGGATCGTTATCCCATCCCTGTGGCGAAGCAACTTCCATTACATCAT
Protein-coding sequences here:
- the purB gene encoding adenylosuccinate lyase; amino-acid sequence: MTPLTAISPIDGRYHQKTKSLIKYFSEEALIKYRVRVEIEYFIALCKLPLPQLKDVKQDSFEKLRDIYRNFSSNDAAAVKEIERTTNHDVKAVEYFIKKRFDELGLTKSKEFIHFGLTSQDINNTAVPLSLKEAVDEVYLPLLNEIIGKLKDLGKEWEDIPLLARTHGQPASPTRLGKEMEVFVTRLRIQQDQLKQVPHSAKFGGATGNYNAHKVAYPNTDWRKFGSNFVEGDLGLDHSFPTTQIEHYDNMAALFDNLKRINTILIDLDRDFWTYISMDYFKQKIKKGEVGSSAMPHKVNPIDFENSEGNLGIANAIFEHLAAKLPVSRLQRDLTDSTVLRNIGVPLGHTLIAFHSTLKGLEKLLLNESKIQQDLENNWAVVAEAIQTILRREGYENPYEALKGLTRTNEGINRESIAGFIETLRVSEEIKIELKSITPQNYTGI
- a CDS encoding SIR2 family NAD-dependent protein deacylase, with the translated sequence MTKIVVLTGAGISAESGIKTFRDADGLWEGHDVMEVASPQGWDNDPENVLEFYNQRRKQLLTVEPNPAHYALAQLEEEYDVQIITQNVDDLHERAGSSNVLHLHGELLKVRSTFDEDLIMDWRNDLKLGDFCEHNHQLRPHIVWFGEAVPMFPIACDITREADIVLIIGTSLQVYPAAALIDFAREDAGIYFIDPAPSLYHRPDVTIISEKAAVGVPSLVQQLLTGKKNTE